One Bacillus sp. (in: firmicutes) genomic window carries:
- a CDS encoding sugar ABC transporter permease produces MSPTIFVLSLFIIGPIIYAIFLAFHKVQLLGNVSYEFVGFHNFMNIFDDQRARIALWNTFKYVIIVVPTQTFLALVLAATLNAGLKAQNFFRIVYFLPTLTSSAVLTLIFMWMYNQNGLINHILKFFHLPTYNWIGDPKVALTAIMIMNIWSTAPFFMVIYLAALQDIPKSLYEAAELDGANAIQKFFKITVPNLRPVTSFVVIMGIIGTFQLFDQSYIFSGGSGGPNNSTLTVVLLIYQYAFKSLGTMGYAAALSLLLAVVILIATIIQRKLSKEESMY; encoded by the coding sequence ATGTCACCAACTATTTTTGTCTTGTCATTGTTTATTATTGGCCCCATTATTTATGCGATTTTTTTAGCGTTTCATAAGGTTCAACTATTAGGGAATGTAAGCTATGAATTTGTTGGTTTTCACAACTTTATGAACATATTTGATGATCAACGAGCACGGATTGCTCTATGGAACACCTTTAAATATGTCATTATCGTTGTGCCGACTCAGACGTTTCTTGCACTTGTCTTAGCTGCTACTTTAAATGCTGGATTAAAAGCTCAAAACTTTTTCCGCATTGTTTACTTTCTACCAACGTTAACCTCTTCGGCGGTACTTACGCTCATTTTTATGTGGATGTATAACCAGAATGGGTTAATCAATCATATTTTAAAATTTTTCCATTTACCTACATACAACTGGATTGGAGATCCTAAAGTAGCATTAACAGCTATTATGATTATGAACATTTGGTCAACAGCCCCTTTTTTCATGGTCATTTATTTAGCTGCCTTACAAGATATTCCGAAATCGTTATATGAAGCAGCTGAACTGGACGGCGCAAATGCGATTCAAAAGTTTTTCAAAATTACGGTACCAAATTTACGTCCAGTGACTTCCTTTGTTGTGATTATGGGGATTATCGGAACGTTTCAATTATTTGATCAGTCGTATATTTTTTCGGGAGGTTCCGGTGGACCTAACAACTCGACGTTGACAGTGGTTTTATTAATATATCAATATGCTTTTAAAAGCTTAGGTACGATGGGATATGCCGCTGCTTTGTCTTTGCTATTAGCCGTTGTTATTTTGATTGCAACAATCATTCAACGAAAACTCTCGAAAGAAGAGTCTATGTATTAA